The Megalops cyprinoides isolate fMegCyp1 chromosome 10, fMegCyp1.pri, whole genome shotgun sequence genome window below encodes:
- the ppp1r8b gene encoding protein phosphatase 1, regulatory subunit 8b — protein MAAKPAANLPVFECPSWAGKPPPGLHLDVVKGDKLVEKLIIDEKKYYLFGRNPDICDFTIDHQSCSRVHAALVYHKHLKRVFLIDLNSTHGTFLGHIRLEPHKPQQVPIDSTVSFGASTRAYTIREKPQTQPSAGTGDSKGGEDEELKGLLGLPEEETELENLTEFNTAHNKRISTLTIEEGNLDIQRPKRKRRSSRVTFSEDDEIINPEDVDPSVGRFRNMVQTAVVPIKKKKMQGQSSLGLEDSVGRRMQNFPFSGGLYGDLPPTSHDAHPTGAQGGSTIMGGLPFPNPAPDVDLSPAAPQPPITLNPTPAPGSYVSEALNEPRKKKYAKEAWPGKKPTPSLLI, from the exons ATGGCTGCAAAGCCCGCTGCAAACTTACCTGTATTTGAGTGTCCATCATG GGCAGGGAAGCCTCCTCCCGGACTCCATTTGGACGTGGTGAAAGGAGACAAGCTGGTGGAG AAACTGATCATCGATGAGAAGAAGTACTACCTGTTTGGGAGGAACCCGGACATCTGCGACTTCACGATCGACCACCAGTCCTGCTCGCGCGTCCACGCGGCCCTCGTCTACCACAAGCACCTCAAGAGGGTCTTCCTCATCGACCTCAACAGCA CCCATGGCACCTTCCTGGGTCACATCCGCCTGGAGCCCCATAAGCCTCAGCAGGTGCCCATCGACTCGACGGTGTCGTTCGGGGCGTCGACACGGGCGTACACCATCCGGGAGAAACCCCAGACCCAGCCCAGCGCCGGCACCGGCGACAGCAAGGGGGGCGAGGACGAGGAGCTCAAAGGCCTGCTGGGACTGCCGGAGGAGGAGACTGagctggag aaCTTGACAGAGTTCAACACGGCCCACAACAAGCGCATTTCCACCCTGACCATCGAGGAGGGGAACCTGGACATCCAGAGGCCCAAACGCAAGAGACGGAGCTCCCGAGTCACCTTCAGCGAGGACGACGAGATCATCAACCCAG AGGACGTCGACCCCTCGGTCGGGCGCTTCAGGAACATGGTGCAGACTGCAGTCGTCCCCATAAAG aAGAAGAAGATGCAGGGGCAGAGCTCTCTGGGTCTGGAGGACAGTGTGGGCCGGCGGATGCAGAACTTTCCCTTCAGTGGGGGCCTGTATGGAGACCTGCCCCCCACTAGCCACGATGCCCATCCCACCGGAGCCCAGGGCGGGAGCACCATCATGGGGGGGCTCCCCTTCCCCAACCCAGCCCCCGACGTCGACCTCTCCCCGgccgccccccagccccccatcACCCTCAACCCCACCCCCGCACCCGGCTCCTACGTCTCCGAGGCTCTCAACGAGCCCCGCAAGAAGAAGTACGCCAAGGAGGCGTGGCCTGGCAAGaagcccaccccctccctgctgaTCTAG
- the LOC118784514 gene encoding cytochrome P450 4B1, producing the protein MGLIESVENLTQFNFDPRRVYHLLAVFCLVFAALQIAKLFAKRQKWIRILECFPGPPTHWLLGHVHEFRQDGTDLDKVLTWGEKYPLAYPMWFGPFVAFLNIHHPAYVKTILASPEPKDDIAYQFLIPWIGDGLLVSQGQKWFRHRRLLTPGFHYDVLKPYVKLMADSTKIMLDKWEAFANKDESFELFEHVSLMTLDSIMKCAFSSNSNCQIESGTNAYIQAVYELSYLINLRFRTFPYHCETIFRLSPHGYRFRKACSIAHHHTEEVIKKRKEALKDEMELGKIEKKRYLDFLDILLCARDEHQQGLSDEAIRAEVDTFMFEGHDTTASGISWILYSLAGHPEHQQRCREEIARALEGKDSMEWEDLSKIPYTTMCVKESLRLYPPVPGMSRKLTKPMTFFDGRTVPEGCLIGTSVYGIHRNPTVWENPSVFDPLRFLPENCAKRSPHAFVPFSAGPRNCIGQNFAMNEMKVAVALTLRRYKLERDPEKTPKMIPRLVLRSLNGIHLKIKHVELEP; encoded by the exons ATGGGGCTCATCGAGTCCGTTGAGAACTTGACGCAGTTCAATTTCGATCCCCGGCGCGTGTATCACTTGCTGGCCGTCTTTTGTTTGGTGTTTGCGGCGTTGCAAATAGCGAAGCTCTTCGCCAAAAGACAGAAGTGGATTCGAATTCTCGAGTGTTTTCCGGGGCCACCTACACACTGGCTGCTCGGACACGTTCATGAG tttcGGCAAGATGGGACGGATTTAGACAAAGTTTTAACGTGGGGAGAGAAGTACCCTCTGGCGTATCCGATGTGGTTCGGACCATTCGTTGCATTCCTGAATATCCATCACCCCGCTTATGTGAAGACCATTCTGGCATCACCAG AACCCAAAGATGATATTGCATATCAATTCCTAATTCCTTGGATAG GGGACGGGTTGCTCGTGTCTCAAGGTCAGAAGTGGTTTCGCCACAGAAGGCTGCTGACTCCAGGCTTCCATTATGATGTTCTGAAGCCTTATGTGAAACTAATGGCTGACTCCACCAAAATTATGCTG GACAAATGGGAAGCGTTCGCTAACAAAGACGAGTCGTTTGAGCTTTTCGAACACGTGAGCCTGATGACTCTCGACAGCATTATGAAGTGTGCcttcagcagcaacagcaactgtCAGATAGAGAG cGGCACTAATGCATACATCCAGGCGGTGTATGAGCTGAGTTATCTGATAAACCTCAGGTTCCGGACTTTTCCATACCACTGTGAAACAATCTTCCGTCTCAGCCCACACGGCTACAGGTTCCGCAAAGCCTGCAGTATAGCACATCACCACAcag AGGAAGttataaaaaagagaaaagaagctCTCAAAGACGAGATGGAACTGGGCAAAATAGAAAAGAAGCGATACCTGGACTTTCTGGACATCTTACTGTGTGCAAGA GACGAGCACCAGCAGGGGCTCTCGGACGAGGCCATCCGGGCCGAGGTGGACACCTTCATGTTCGAGGGGCATGACACCACGGCCAGCGGCATCTCCTGGATCCTGTACAGCCTGGCCGGCCACCCCGAGCACCAGCAGCGCTGCAGGGAGGAGATCGCTCGGGCGCTGGAGGGGAAGGACTCCATGGAATG GGAGGACCTCAGTAAGATCCCATACACAACAATGTGCGTTAAGGAATCTCTGCGCCTCTATCCCCCCGTGCCTGGGATGTCCCGGAAGCTCACCAAGCCAATGACGTTCTTCGATGGGAGGACCGTTCCAGAAG GTTGTCTCATTGGAACCAGCGTTTACGGCATTCACAGGAATCCGACGGTTTGGGAAAATCCCAGC GTGTTCGATCCACTGAGGTTTCTGCCGGAAAACTGCGCCAAGAGGTCTCCTCATGCTTTTGTGCCTTTCTCTGCCGGACCCAG AAACTGTATCGGACAAAACTTCGCCATGAACGAAATGAAAGTAGCAGTAGCGCTGACTCTGAGACGATACAAGCTGGAAAGGGACCCCGAAAAAACACCCAAAATGATCCCCCGTCTTGTGCTGCGCTCTCTGAACGGAATCCACCTGAAGATCAAACACGTGGAGCTCGAACCCTGA